The Onychomys torridus chromosome 2, mOncTor1.1, whole genome shotgun sequence sequence CCTGAGAGCCAGGAGGGACCTCCACATGGTGACCAGGAGAGGCCCTATTGCCTGTTATCCTTGGACACATTGTGCGCCAACCAGTTGACTTTGGTTTTCCAGCTCTCCCGCAGGGCTTCATTGAACTTCACCCGGAAGTGCTTGAGCGCCTCTTCCTCGGTCTTCCCTAGTGCCAGAGAGTCCTGGACAAACACCACAGCGGGGTGACACTGAGGGGCCCTGCTTGCTCTCATACAATCTGTACTGAAGCCTACGGGGCTGTTAATCCTCTCTGAAAGGGAAAGCTCTTTACTCAGACCCCAAGCCCTGATGACCCATCCAGCCCACCCATGACTCAGATGCCAAGAAGCCTTGAGGTGTTGGCAGGCCCAGGTGTTCTGGGCCTTCGGGGAATGCCCTGGCTAGCTCTGTGGTCTGTTACCACCTCACTCTGCTCCACTTACCACAAGCTGAGAATGTGGGAAGGAAGCATTTTATAAGATGTGGAAGAAACGTTAGCTCACACAGATCATAcacgaatgtgtgtgtgtgtgtgtgtgtgtgtgtagacacctGTGAGGGACATGTGGATTAACTAAGGAAGGTTATCACATCTCAACCCAGCACAACTAAGCCCAGCAAACTAGACCACGCTGGCCACTTCCCACCAGACCCCACTGCGAAGACAAGGATGGTATGAGGCGCCCACCAGCGTTGGTAACCCCAAGAAGTCCACAAATGGGGCCCTTCTAGAACCCAGactgcccaggcaggccttgggaAACAGCCCTGGAGTAGGTCCTGACTCAGCTCTGGATTAATCTACTGTGTTGGTTAGTTctttgtcaactcgacacaaattagagtcatctGAGATGGAGAGATCAccaaggaaatgcctccatcaggttgCCTGTAGTTAGgtctgtgaggcatttttttttcttagatttatttattaggtatacagcccgagacattttcttaatcaagactgatgtgggatggcccagcccactgtgaatgatgccacccctgggcaggtgggcctggattgtataaggaagcaggatgagcaagccatggcttctgctccaatgctcacttatttatttatttacttatttatttatttagtttggttgtttgtttttatgtacattggtcttttgcctgcatgtatgtctgtgtgagggtatcgggtaccctagaactggagctccaggcagttgtgagccatttatgtgggtgctgagaattgaacctgggtcctctggaagagcagtctgtgctcttaaccactgagccatctctccagcccttcattgCCCACtcttgacttcccttcatgatggactacaactgtaagctgaaataaatgcCCTTTCTCCCCAAGATGCTCTTGGTCATGACTTTTACGGCATAAAGAATCCATAAGGACACGCACCCTGAGAAACTGGGTATCTTTGGAGCAGCCTCTTGGTCATGACTTTTACGGCAGCGATGAGAACCCATAAGGACACTCACCTTGAGATACTGGGTATCTTTGGAGCAGCTAAGCTCAGGCAAGCCTGCAGCACGCATCAGGGcaaagaggtggaggaagagcGGCCCGTGGCGCCGCAGGATGGTGTAGGCTCGTTCACAGTAGCTGCGGAACCTGCAGGTGAGGCAGATGGGGCAGGTGAGGTCCTGGATTCTCTGCAGCACTCCCAGCCCGAGGCCAGTGGGCCTGTTTCCCAAGATGCTGCTCCATGATGGCTACATGAAAGTCCCTAGTTCCTCAGGCTGACCTCCTCAACCTGCCTCCTACAAAAGACCAACCCACGGGAGGTGCCAggagacagctgtctctgtcccttCACCCAGGGACTCTGTTGTCCAGGGTGGCAGCGTCCTCACCTTTCAAATTTCTCACTATTATTAGTCTTCCCCTGCTGGATCACGTGGACAAAGTCATAGGTTAGGATGAAGGGGACTCGCTCCCGGTTGATTCCAAACTTGGTCTTGAAGTTCCCCAGAAAGTGGCCAAAATCAATGTGGAAGAGctaaaggggaggggagggcacagAATGAGAAGCCAGGAAGGAGGcactgggggtgtagctcaagATTGGAGCCCTAGCCTAGTGTGAGCTGGATTCAAACCCCAGGAacccaggaaggaggaaagagatccAGCAGGGAAGAGAGCTGCAGTTTCTGAGAGTCCCAGGCCGAGAAGACACCTGGCGGGGCTCACAGCATCATCTGGGATACCGAATACAGGGCAGAGGGGCCAGCAGGCCAGGACGGAGGTCAGGCTGCCCACAGGGAGCCACCCGCCCACTCCTCTCTACCTGCCCACTCTCTCGGATCATGATGTTGTCACTGTGTCGGTCACCAATGCCCAGCACATACGTGGCCACACAGTAGCCAGCACAGGAGAGGGTGAATTCCTCGATGGCTCGATCCAGGGCCTCCCTGAGTGGGGAAGATTCAAGGTCACGGCCACACCGTACTGCAGCTCCTTCTACAGGAGGTAGAGTGTGCTGCTTTCCCGAGTCCAGCCTTTCGGCTTGCTTTCGTCACCAGAACGTAGACCACACTGTTCCAGAGCTTAGGCCTAGGATACCTCCCTGATCTTGAACCTGTCTCGTGAGCACCATGGGGAGAAGCTGGGGGCTGACCTACTATGTGAGCAGAGGCCAGGAGGAGAGGTAGGGCTCCAGGCATTCAATGGAAGCCATCTCAGACCCTCCAGCCGTGGCAAAAGTCCCAGATGGTATGAGTTGACCCAAGCAACACATGTAGAATTCCCAGGTGACTCCACTTGAGCCCACTCAGAATGGTGGATGTCCTGAGGCCTTAAGCTCTGGAGTAGCATCACACGGCCATCGGGAACCGGCACATGAGAACAGCCTGGCTGACTCAGACTCAGGCTGGCCCCACAGCTGAGCCCAGAAGGTCACAGTCCCCCCTCTTACCTCGTCTCTGATAGGCTGACCCTCCCCACATCACACCTCCCAGGAACCTACCCAGGGTTCTTGGATTTGAGCCAGTTGAGCAGGGCGTCCTTGTTGAAGGCGGCTGTGGCCGCCATGTTGCTCTTGTTCAGTTGGATGTTGGCAATGGTGTCCGAGTGAAGAACCACCTCAATGAGGCCTGTGCGGTCTCCAGTGGGGAGGCAGCCATAGGGGGTCATCCTACATGCGGGAAGGAGAGCCGACAGACGTAATGACTGAAGGCTGTCCCCGGGGAGACACTGGAAATAGCTACAGGGCATGCCACACCCAGGTTGCTGAGGAGGGGAAGGACTTGGGAGGCCCCAGCACTGGCCCCCAAGATGATGAGTGGGAAGAGACTGCTGCTTCCTAAGATGCGCCGGAGGCCAGGAAGTGCAGAGGGAGCAAGGCGAACGCTTGGGCAGCCTTCCCCGCCCTCTCCTAGCTTTCTGTTGTCTCCCTGTCCTGAGAACAGCCCCTTCCCCAACTGACACAGCAATGATAGCTTCGGTGCCCTTCAGGATGGGCCCCCACCTCAGGTCCAGGCCCTCCTGCTTCCACAGGACGTCCATGAGCTGGATCATCTGCAGAGTCAGCATGTCCTGGCGGAGGTCTGTAGCGTGGGAAGGAGGGAGACCCCAAGTGTCTGGTAGGGTCTGCATTCCTGGGTGTGTTAGGTCCCAGGCTACTTTCTCAATTCATTTCTCCAGGACCACCCCCTCGGGATAGTACAGGGATGGATAAAGCCTCAGCAGGTTCCCAAGCCCGTCTGCTCACCATCCCCGTTCTTAAAGATGATGCCCACGCTGCCAGCACTGCCCGCCTCCTCGCTGCTATACATGATCCACAGAGGCTTCATCTTGGAGTCCATGAAGGTGCATTGCTCCACACTGCCGGCCAGAGAGTGGGGTCCACAGGTGCTCCTCCACAGGCcggaggggtgggaggggctgCCATGGTGGGGCCAGGCATGGGGCTCACcagacttcctccagcagggtGCTGGGGTCCAGCGGAGACTGCAGGTGAGACAGGGCCTCCATGTAGGTCTCCTGGCGCATGCACATATGCATCATCTCCTTGGTTTGGGGCTTGGTGGTCTTCTGAGAGCTCACCTTCACAAAGTCGTTCAGTGCCTTAAGCTTGCTCAGTGCTTCCCCCTGGTGGTGAAAGTGGTAAGGCACTGGTAGGCGCCAGCCTCTGGGTTGAGGAGAGgatggtgtgggggagggggcgcgGGTGCAGCATTCTAAAACCTAGGCGTAGAGCCTGGCTGAGCCTTACCTGCTTCATCAGCACCTTCATGTGGTGGGTGCTACCTCTGCAGTAGGCCTCCATGATGAGGCCAAATCGCAGGGCCACCGATGGTACGTGCATCTcagagctggaaaaaaaaatggtactgaGTTTTGCCCAGTACCTTaccccacagtccctcctccgcCTGTGTGGGACCCAGGACACCTAGAACATCTGGGCCTGCTAGAAACGTAAGGTCAGCAAGCCTGAGGTCTCCCTTCCCTGTGGCCCTCACGGGGTTTCCAAGGAACAGGCCGGGGTGCATTCAGATACCGAAGGTGCCAGAAGAGGAAGTGGCCGATCTTGCGGTTAGCCAGGGCTCGGTCCAGCAAGAATTTGGTCAACTCGCAGTCCAGGTAGGACTCATATTTGAGCACCTGCACAAGCTGCAGAAGATACTGGAAAAGCTCATCATCCCTGTGGAGAAAGAGAGGGCTGATGGTCTCCAGCTGGTAGGTGGCAGAGGCTAGGTTCATCCCAACCCAGTACCCACTTGTGGGTGGTTGGGGCAAAGCGGCCttctggaagagaaaggaatCTGTGTCCCCAGAGGCAGCACCCAGCCAGGACTCACGTCAGCTTCCGCAGGGACTTGATGGCAAAGGAGCCCACGTAGCAGTCAGGAAAGCTGAAGTCCAGCAGTTCCAGGGCGCTCAGCACGGGCAGCTCAGGCCAGGAGCACAGCAAATAGAGCATCTGGGACAGCTTGGTGGTCAGGTGAGGGGTGGGCGGCAGCTGGTCCATCTGCCCCAGGCTCTTTCCCCAGACTCCCCTCCCTACTCACCTGGGCCACATCCTCATGTTTATTCCACTTGGTGACCAGGAGCAGGCGGGCCAGAGCCTCTGGGAAACGCTCCTGGACTTCGTGTCGAAGCTTCCACACCAGATCCTTCTCGTGCTCATACAGCTCCCCAGAGCCCCTCCGCTCCAGGATCTCCCGCAGCTGCAGCTGCTGAAGGGCACAGACTGAGGCCTTCAGCTCCACACCTGACCCCAGCTCCGCCCTCCAGGACCCAAACTCACCTCCTCCTCTGTGATGTGCCCGCGCTCCCCGTGACGCCCCAGCTCCAGGATCTGCAACAAGTGTCTGGCTGTCAACATCCTGGGCATGGGGCAGCCCCTGCAGGGCCCCAAAGCAGGACATCTACACCTCAGGCCTAGCACTTGACATTCTCATGTGTGGTAACCGTCTTGTGCACTGCACAGTCTCCACTAGCATCCTAGGCCTGTACCTACAACACGCCGGGAGCATCTTTCCCACACAGACGCTACCCGATGGTAGCCCACATGGCTCTTGGAAACCCGAATTGGCATAACGACCTATACCCTAGCAGTGGGCAAATCCCAGAGTGGCCAGGGTCTACTCTCTGAAGGACTGTAGAACTAGAGTGGGAAAGATCTAGACACAATGGTTCTCAACacatgggtcacaacccctttgggaaaTGAACAACCCATTCacgggatcacctaagaccatcgggaAACATAGATATTtgcattaagattcataacagtagtaaagttatgaagtagcaacaaaaataattttatggttgggggtcactgcaacatgaggaactgtattaaagggtcacagtgtgaggaaggttgagaaccactgctctggaaggACAGGGCTCTCACTGACCTTCTCCAGGGCAGGGAAGTACACAGGATGGGGGGCCACCTCAGGCAGGCAGATGACCAGGGCTGCAGCACTCTCTGTGTTGGGGTTGCTACGCACTGTACCCGCAGGGTTCAGCAGCTCTCCTTTCTCATCTGAACACAGGGACAGATGGCGTTGTATGTGTAAGGTCCCTTGCTTTGGGACCTCCATCCATGCTAGCTGTTCCCTTGGGGCCGGGCCCACCTGGGACAGAGGGCCACATGTAAAGGCGGCATTCCCCAGTCTTGAGCTGGTCTTTGTAGTCAAACAGCATGAGGTTGGCCCAGGCGATGGGGCAGTCCTAGGGAAGGACACCAGTGGGTTAGGGCCAGTCACAAAAACCCCTTTTGATGATGGCAGAGTCGGACAAACCTGAAGGCCCCGTGGGAGAAAGGATCTGGGCTCCAAGGGAGGACTCCCAGGAGGACTAAAGGGAAGACCCTCTTTGAAAGGAGGGAGGACCAACAGCCTTGTCCTAGCGACAAAACCAGCATGGCCTGTGTCCCTGCTCCCAGCTTCAGAGAAACTGGAGccagtcccagcacttggctcAGCTCCCAGTGAGCACCAGCAGGATGAGGGCCAGTTTACATACTGGAAGTGTGGCTAGGGACCTAGCCACTCAAGGCAACAGCTGCCCAGACCCTTTAGTTCCACTGAGGACACTTTCCACCCAAGGAGCTGCCTGCAAAAGCCCACTGGACCACAGGTCCAGAGCGGATATTCCCAATCTATCCTTTAATAGGTAGGAATGCAGACTTGGTAGAGGCTGAGTGTTTCAGGCCCCCAGGACCACTGTCCTCAGTCTGCCTGCCTTGGGGCACTGCAGGGAGGCCTGGCTTCCTCCCAGTCAGCCCTACTCACTGCCTTCTTGGACTTCTTCTTTGTAGAGCGCGCCTTCTTAGCCTTCTCCACAACGGCGTAGAGTGCAAAGCAGAGCCGAGCCATGCGCGGTAGGTCACAGATGCTGATGTCGAACTCCAGCCGCTGTTTCCACACGGGCTCCGAGCACACGCTCACCTCTGAGCTGGACACCGTCTTGCACAGCATCTCATTGCCATGGAAGAGCCCAGCCTGTACAaccagctgggggtggggaagggtgccagacacagagtaagggGAGCAGGGGCCCTGAGCCACCTCTTCCGTCTCCTCACCAGCTTCTCCCACCAATGTTCTCAAATGTCCTCATTCTTAATCAAGTAGATCGGAATCTACTTCCTCATGGAGTGGCGGGGAGTGTGTCCCTCAGAGGGAAAGCCACTAGCCAAACAGGACAAGAAGTCGTGGGCTGccacagtggtggcgcacgtctttaatcccagcactcgggaggcagagccaggcagatctctgtgagttcaggaccagcctggtctacagagcaagatccaggacaggcaccaaaacttcatggGGCACGGAAGGTCACAGACTGTGCACTGACAACTCAAGGCATTTCCCTTCCCACTCCACGCCCCAGCTTCTTCAACAGGAGATGGTAATTCCACAGCTCCCTGGCTCTTACATCCTGAGGCTCCCTGCCTTTGGGAATCTCATAGGccaggtgcaccaccaccagttTATCATCCTAGACACAGGTACCCAGCCCCCCAAGCTTGTAAAACTCCAGCACTAGAGAGGAAAGGCTCTCTGTGGGCTTCCCACTCCACAAAAGAACAATAACACCTCCACCTGGAGGGCAATGGTGAGGAGAGAGGATGTGAGGCTTGTGTGAGAGTGTTTTACAAGCCAGAGCGTGGAGCCCCTACACTATCTTCATAACCTGAAGCGAGCTCAGGCTCCAGGGGATGAGACAGCTACCCGTCCATGCTTGCCCTGACCAGATATAGCCAGCTCTTCCTTGCTCCCCACACCTCCCCAGACACCTCTTTCATCCCCACAACCTCCACCAAAGTCAAATACGCAGAAATCGCTCTGCCCAGTTTCCACGAATCagtctctggctggctggcccacCCCACTCCCCTCTTCCTGTTTTGAAGCGGCTTACAACCACTCCAGCCAGGGACGCTGGGTAATGTGGTCAGGTGGCTTTCGTGTGACATCTTCCCACTCCTCTTCCGCTGCCTCCCCTTCTGGCCACAGCCACCTTGTTTGTATAGAAAACAGTGGCTCCCTCACCTGGCCCAGGAGCCCCTACCTTCATCCGCTCATCCGCATTCACTTTGCTGCCCTCGATCAGCTCAATGCAGAACGGTTGCTCTAGGGACCACAGGGACACCGAGGAGGGCTGCGGAAGCAGGGAGGCAGCGTTGGTGGCAAGGCTCAGACACTTGTCCCCAATGCTGTCTTTTATTGGAACGCCTGCTGTGCAAATGCACAAGCCCCCAGATCCACAAGGGGACAATGGAGGGTCCCCCGCAGTTCACACAGATCCCAACAGGACACTGATCACCCACCAAGGGCCCCTGAGCCCAGGCCCTCCTGCTGTGCCTCCCAGCTGACGGTGGGACACAGGGAAGGAAGTACATTGTCTCACCTTCTTAGCAGGGATTGGGGGAGGTTTGGTGCGTGGTTTCTGGACTTGGGGGGCAGGGTTGCTCTGCTCATCCCGCATGGcgaggatggaggaggagtggaccaTGGTCAGGTGGGGGGTCAGTCCGCTGTGCAGGCAGCTGCAGATGTACTGGGATGGAGGTGCAGGGTGAGGTGATGATGGGTGGCTCCCTCTCATTTCCTGGACAACTGGCTACCAGGAACTCCCCAAGCTGATACTGCCTATCCCAAACCTCAGGAGGGGGGCCGCCTGTTGGTTCTCCCTAGAGATGGGGTCCTTCCTCACAGAGGACCAATTCAGCAAAGGGGATGCTCTCACGGTGACTACAAAGACCTGCCTTGTCAGACTCAAGAGAGGCTAAATCCATTCCCCATGATGCTCCCAGTCCACATGCAGGTGGCAGGAGGTGCCGCACCAGGGGCTCACCTGGAACTGGCACAGCGGGTAGCTGCCATAGAGGTACTCATGCCTCCCGTTCACCTGAAGTGCATAGTCTTCAGGCTGCTCCACCAGAGGCTGCCGGAACACTGTGGCCTTCTTTCGGAGGGCACAGGCCATCAGTGCCAGGGGCATGTCGTTGGTGGATACCTGGAAGGTGAAGCTCTCCTATTGGGAGAAGGGTGTCAGCCTTCGGCTGTACCGTCCCTGTGGCCTCTGGGGCACAGAGGCAGGGCTGCCTGTGAGAGCCCCCCCCAAAACATGTCTGGGTGTTCAGTGATCAAGGCATCCCAGGAAACACAGCGGGGGGTGGGGGCGTGGCTGACACCATCGGGTCACTCGGCATTGTCAAATCTGTCTGGTGAGGGACAGTtcttgctgctctctcagaggacctcagttcggttcccagcgcccacatggtggctcacaaccatctataattcctcTTCTAGGGGCtctaatgctgtcttctgacctctgtagtcaccatacatgcatgtggtacacttacatacCTGAGGcagaacatacacataaaatagagtaacataaaataaagctaaGCCCTTTGGCATGCACGGGGACCTGGCGAGTGCCATCTTACGCTACTGTGAGAAGGAACAGGGAGCTTTGGAAGACTGGGACATTTTACAGGAGGAAGTCCCCCGTGGGCATGGCAGGCTGGCTGAAGCACCCAGGCTAGCATCCCTAGGGTTTTGAAGTCACGGCTCACCTCACTGCCCTCGAACTTCACATTGACCAGCAGGGCTCTGCTGGTGACACGCAGTATGCCGGCTCGCCAACTCCTTGCTGAGGGCTCCAACTGCAGGGGGAAACTATACTGCAGCCAGTCCTCCCAGCCCAGCTGCTGGCGGCGAGCAGCAACCTCTTCACAGAACTGGCGCATCTTAGTGCGGAAGTCATTCACTTCTGGGTCCCGCAGAGAATCAAACTCATGGAGACCTTTGGGGATGCGGGAGGAGGAAGTCAGCACACGCCAGGCCACGTAGGGTCAGCCGAAGCAACCCCTACCCCCAGCAAGTATACCTTTGCCAATGAGGAGGCTGATCTGGGAGTTGATGAGCTTCTTGACCCGGTCTCCCTCTCGGGCCACCAGCCGCAGCACTGGCAGGAAGGGCTGGATGTCACACAGTCTCCGCTGCTCATCCTCCAACTCCTGCTGTTCGGCTGTCTGGTTCACGCAGGTGAACACATAAGCCTCAGGGTCACTGAGCATGTGGAAGAGCGGTTCATACTGAGCGCGATGCCACAGCACCTGGGAGAGAGGGTCACGGTCAGCCCTACAAGacacccacagagacagagggagacccCAAGGAGACAAAAGCTCCCCCTGAGGACTGGTCACATGCCAATAAACTTCCTGTCCCCCTGTGCAGGGTGTCACTTTGCTGGGACGGGGAGCAGGGCAATGGGTTCTACATCTCCTCCATGGGGTTCATGGAGGACCTTTGACCACCCAGGGGGACAACCAGGTGTGACCTTTGAATACTCCCAGATGATCACTATGGATATCACTATGATCACTCACTTTTTAGACCTGGCCACTCATCAACTCCtcattcctctgcctctgcttcccaagtgctgggaccaggGGCATGAACTGCCAAACTAGAGTGTTTTATATAAAGTTTAGAGCCAACATCAAGCTGTTACAATGTTCATTCAggaagagagagcgagagcgagagcgagagcgagagagagagagagagagagagagagagagagggagagagagatacaagggggctggagggatgtctccaaggttaagagcatttgttgctcttgcagaggacctgggttcagtttctagtactcacatggcagctcacaaaagccctggaactagagttccaggggacccaacaccctctacTGGCCTATGTGAGCACTCAGCACACACATAATTCACATACATATTTGCATGCAAAGAAACCATACACATTAAAGCAatcttttaagagagagaaagatacaaAAGCTCATCATCAGATTGTCCCGAGACTCAAAGCACAGGTATAAACTGAGCTGAGGGCTGATGAGTGGGTGCCCAGAACACGCATGATAGGAGATGAtacctgcaagttgttctctaatCTCCAAATACATACCATGGcatatgcatgcccacacacatacatgtgagatacatacacaaacaactaaataaatgtgaagttttaattaaaaagcaaagccAGGAACTAGTTCAGGTGTTGACAGTAATTGCTTTTATGGCTCAATgatagtttttttcttcttctttctctattttgaaacatccttttatttatgtattgtgcTAGGGGAGGCCACATCTACTGGTGCAGATGCGGACGTTAGGAGACAGTGTACAGGAGCTGGCTcgctccttccaccacgtgggttctggggctccaactcaggtcttcagggtggGAAGCCAGCGCCcttacttgctgaaccatctcaccagcccgcctgcttcctttccttttttgcttcctttccttttctgagacaggaggctagaatgtccttgaactcactgtgtggctgaggatgacccaGAACTTCTGAACTACCAgtctcccagtactgggattacaggtatgtattaACACACCTAGCTTAtgatgtgctgggaattgaacccaaggtaGCATGTATTTTAGGCAAGCCCCCTAACTAACTGAACTACACTCCCAAtgtcctttttcttattttcctaaatTTTAATGTGTCTATATTGTTTTCACagtgggaaaaaaatcagtattaaaGGAAATCTCTCAGGAAAGCAGGGACCACAGACTTCGACAGCTGGCTTTCCATTTACTGCTTTTAAAATTCTGAGGTAAGATCCGGGGtgtgctggtgcacgcctttaatcccagcactcaggaggcaggtgatctctgtgagttcgaggccagcatggtctaagagagagttccaggacaagccagagctacacagagaaactattccaaaaaacaaaacaaaacaaattctgaGAGAAGGTCTCAGCCTTTGGTAGCTCAAAACATAACGCAGTAAACACATTTAGCAGGTTACACAAGCCCTGGCCAAGTCAGATGGCAACTACCAAATGCAATCCAGATGTATGTAATTTAGTAATCACCCTGAAAATGATTCAATAACACCCAAAGCCCTTTCGAACAATGGTGCTTACTGTCGTGGTGACAGCTCAAAATAGGAAAAGGCCACAAGACCCTTAAGCGCCGTAGATAGTGGTTCCAAAAATGACCACACAGTCATGGGTGGATGAGCGCCCAGCCAGAGGCAGCCTGGACACTGGCTCGCAATCTAGTAATCTAGTGAAGGGGAGTGCCCGCTGCCAAAACGGAAGCTGACAGGGGATGATAAGTGGAGTTTAACCAcaaatttttaaacaattcttaGTAATTTTATCTTGTAAAATTCACATCTAAGGGCTCAGGGtgatagctcagttggcaaacTGCTTGTCTTGCACTTTACCTAAGTCAATCACTCAGAACCCACAATTAAAGGGGGAGAGGGGgcggagagatgactcagcagttaagagcacaggctgctcttgcagagaacctgggttcagttcccaacatccacatggtggctcacaaccatatgaaactgcagtttcaggggatccaaagcccttttctggcccctggtgggcaccaggcatatacatggtggatacccatacacataaaataaaaataagtcttttttttgtttggtttttgttttgttttgttttgttttttgagacagggtttctctgtgtagcttttaaagcctgtcctggaactcactt is a genomic window containing:
- the Pik3cd gene encoding phosphatidylinositol 4,5-bisphosphate 3-kinase catalytic subunit delta isoform isoform X3; the encoded protein is MPPGVDCPMEFWTREESQSVAVDFLLPTGVYLNFPVSRNANLSTIKQVLWHRAQYEPLFHMLSDPEAYVFTCVNQTAEQQELEDEQRRLCDIQPFLPVLRLVAREGDRVKKLINSQISLLIGKGLHEFDSLRDPEVNDFRTKMRQFCEEVAARRQQLGWEDWLQYSFPLQLEPSARSWRAGILRVTSRALLVNVKFEGSEESFTFQVSTNDMPLALMACALRKKATVFRQPLVEQPEDYALQVNGRHEYLYGSYPLCQFQYICSCLHSGLTPHLTMVHSSSILAMRDEQSNPAPQVQKPRTKPPPIPAKKPSSVSLWSLEQPFCIELIEGSKVNADERMKLVVQAGLFHGNEMLCKTVSSSEVSVCSEPVWKQRLEFDISICDLPRMARLCFALYAVVEKAKKARSTKKKSKKADCPIAWANLMLFDYKDQLKTGECRLYMWPSVPDEKGELLNPAGTVRSNPNTESAAALVICLPEVAPHPVYFPALEKILELGRHGERGHITEEEQLQLREILERRGSGELYEHEKDLVWKLRHEVQERFPEALARLLLVTKWNKHEDVAQMLYLLCSWPELPVLSALELLDFSFPDCYVGSFAIKSLRKLTDDELFQYLLQLVQVLKYESYLDCELTKFLLDRALANRKIGHFLFWHLRSEMHVPSVALRFGLIMEAYCRGSTHHMKVLMKQGEALSKLKALNDFVKVSSQKTTKPQTKEMMHMCMRQETYMEALSHLQSPLDPSTLLEEVCVEQCTFMDSKMKPLWIMYSSEEAGSAGSVGIIFKNGDDLRQDMLTLQMIQLMDVLWKQEGLDLRMTPYGCLPTGDRTGLIEVVLHSDTIANIQLNKSNMAATAAFNKDALLNWLKSKNPGEALDRAIEEFTLSCAGYCVATYVLGIGDRHSDNIMIRESGQLFHIDFGHFLGNFKTKFGINRERVPFILTYDFVHVIQQGKTNNSEKFERFRSYCERAYTILRRHGPLFLHLFALMRAAGLPELSCSKDTQYLKDSLALGKTEEEALKHFRVKFNEALRESWKTKVNWLAHNVSKDNRQ
- the Pik3cd gene encoding phosphatidylinositol 4,5-bisphosphate 3-kinase catalytic subunit delta isoform isoform X1; its protein translation is MPPGVDCPMEFWTREESQSVAVDFLLPTGVYLNFPVSRNANLSTIKQVLWHRAQYEPLFHMLSDPEAYVFTCVNQTAEQQELEDEQRRLCDIQPFLPVLRLVAREGDRVKKLINSQISLLIGKGLHEFDSLRDPEVNDFRTKMRQFCEEVAARRQQLGWEDWLQYSFPLQLEPSARSWRAGILRVTSRALLVNVKFEGSEESFTFQVSTNDMPLALMACALRKKATVFRQPLVEQPEDYALQVNGRHEYLYGSYPLCQFQYICSCLHSGLTPHLTMVHSSSILAMRDEQSNPAPQVQKPRTKPPPIPAKKPSSVSLWSLEQPFCIELIEGSKVNADERMKLVVQAGLFHGNEMLCKTVSSSEVSVCSEPVWKQRLEFDISICDLPRMARLCFALYAVVEKAKKARSTKKKSKKADCPIAWANLMLFDYKDQLKTGECRLYMWPSVPDEKGELLNPAGTVRSNPNTESAAALVICLPEVAPHPVYFPALEKILELGRHGERGHITEEEQLQLREILERRGSGELYEHEKDLVWKLRHEVQERFPEALARLLLVTKWNKHEDVAQLSQMLYLLCSWPELPVLSALELLDFSFPDCYVGSFAIKSLRKLTDDELFQYLLQLVQVLKYESYLDCELTKFLLDRALANRKIGHFLFWHLRSEMHVPSVALRFGLIMEAYCRGSTHHMKVLMKQGEALSKLKALNDFVKVSSQKTTKPQTKEMMHMCMRQETYMEALSHLQSPLDPSTLLEEVCVEQCTFMDSKMKPLWIMYSSEEAGSAGSVGIIFKNGDDLRQDMLTLQMIQLMDVLWKQEGLDLRMTPYGCLPTGDRTGLIEVVLHSDTIANIQLNKSNMAATAAFNKDALLNWLKSKNPGEALDRAIEEFTLSCAGYCVATYVLGIGDRHSDNIMIRESGQLFHIDFGHFLGNFKTKFGINRERVPFILTYDFVHVIQQGKTNNSEKFERFRSYCERAYTILRRHGPLFLHLFALMRAAGLPELSCSKDTQYLKDSLALGKTEEEALKHFRVKFNEALRESWKTKVNWLAHNVSKDNRQ